A window from Citrus sinensis cultivar Valencia sweet orange chromosome 3, DVS_A1.0, whole genome shotgun sequence encodes these proteins:
- the LOC127901140 gene encoding putative glucose-6-phosphate 1-epimerase, with product MGHSAAVWDYRAAIEIAKDWNGIDQVVLRSPHGPSAKVSLYGGQITSWRNEKGEELLFTSSKAIFKPPKAIRGGISTCFPQFGNCGSPELHGFARNKLWIIDDNPPPMPPNDSDGKTCVDLLLKPSEEDPKCWPYSFEYRLRVMLAADGGLTLISRVRNINGKPFNFSFAYHTYLLVSDISEVRIEGLETLDYLDNLRQRERFTEQGDAVTIESEMDRVYLRSPNVIAVLDHERKRTFVLRKEGLSDVVVWNPWEKRSKSMVDFGDEEYKQMLCVDAAAVEKPITLKPGEEWTGRLQLLVVPSSFCSEQFEL from the exons ATGGGACATTCGGCAGCAGTGTGGGATTACAGGGCTGCAATTGAGATTGCAAAAGACTGGAATGGTATTGATCAGGTTGTTCTTCGGAGCCCACATGGACCCTCTGCTAAG GTTAGCTTGTACGGAGGACAAATAACTTCATGGAGGAATGAGAAAGGAGAAGAACTTTTATTCACTAGTAGTAAG GCAATATTTAAGCCGCCAAAAGCAATTCGTGGAGGGATCTCTACTTGTTTCCCGCAG TTTGGAAATTGCGGGTCACCAGAACTGCATGGATTTGCAAGGAACAAATTGTGGATAATTGATGATAATCCTCCACCTATGCCCCCAAATGATTCTGATGGAAAAACTTGCGTTGATCTACTGCTTAAACCATCTGAAGAGGACCCGAAGTGCTGGCCTTATAG tTTCGAGTATCGTCTTAGGGTGATGCTTGCAGCAGATGGAGGTCTGACATTAATATCAAGAGTTAGGAACATTAATGGCAAACCGTTCAATTTCTCCTTTGCATATCACACATACTTGTTGGTTTCTGACATTAG TGAAGTGAGGATAGAAGGCTTGGAGACACTTGACTACCTTGACAATCTTCGTCAAAGAGAAAGATTTACAGAACAAGGAGATGCAGTAACCATTGAATCTGAG aTGGATCGAGTTTATCTTCGTTCTCCTAATGTAATTGCAGTGCTTGATCATGAAAGGAAGAGAACATTTGTTTTAAGAAAGGAAGGCCTGTCAGATGTTG TGGTGTGGAATCCATGGGAGAAGAGATCAAAGTCAATGGTAGATTTTGGTGATGAAGAATACAAACAGATGCTATGTGTTGACGCAGCAGCAGTCGAGAAGCCTATCACGTTGAAACCAGGCGAGGAGTGGACGGGGCGATTGCAGCTTTTGGTTGTGCCTTCGAGTTTCTGCAGTGAACAGTTTGAACTCTAG
- the LOC102608974 gene encoding ubiquitin-conjugating enzyme E2-17 kDa isoform X1 produces MASKRILKELKDLQKDPPTSCSAGPVAEDMFHWQATIMGPPDSPYAGGVFLVSIHFPPDYPFKPPKVAFRTKVFHPNINSNGSICLDILKEQWSPALTISKAFTIVSEVGCIFLCLKTHL; encoded by the exons ATGGCTTCGAAGAGAATCTTGAAGGAGCTCAAGGATCTTCAGAAAGATCCTCCCACCTCTTGCAGTGCTG GTCCTGTGGCTGAAGACATGTTTCATTGGCAAGCAACCATAATGGGCCCCCCAGATAGTCCTTATGCAGGAGGTGTATTTCTAGTTTCAATCCATTTCCCTCCTGATTATCCATTCAAACCACCTAAG GTCGCGTTTAGGACCAAGGTTTTTCACCCAAATATTAACAGCAATGGCAGTATATGTCTCGACATACTAAAAGAGCAGTGGAGTCCTGCCCTCACTATATCTAAG GCATTCACAATCGTTTCTGAGGTTGGATGCATATTCCTGTGTTTGAAAACACATCTTTAG
- the LOC102631211 gene encoding eukaryotic translation initiation factor 1A has protein sequence MPKNKGKGGKNRKRGKNEADDEKRELIFKEDGQEYAQVLRMLGNGRCEAMCIDGAKRLCHIRGKMHKKVWIGAGDIILVGLRDYQDDKADVILKYMPDEARLLKAYGELPETTRLNEGIAAGIDDDDEAGPDNYIEFEDEDIDRI, from the coding sequence ATGCCGAAGAACAAGGGAAAGGGAGGAAAGAATCGGAAGCGAGGAAAGAACGAGGCGGACGACGAGAAACGCGAGCTGATATTCAAGGAAGACGGTCAAGAATACGCGCAGGTGCTTCGGATGCTGGGGAACGGTCGATGCGAGGCCATGTGCATCGACGGCGCCAAGCGTCTCTGCCACATCCGTGGTAAGATGCACAAAAAGGTTTGGATTGGTGCGGGTGATATTATTCTTGTCGGTTTGAGAGATTATCAAGACGATAAAGCCGatgttattttgaaatacATGCCTGATGAGGCCCGCTTGCTCAAGGCTTACGGTGAATTGCCTGAGACTACTAGGTTGAACGAAGGGATTGCTGCCGGTATTGATGACGACGATGAAGCTGGTCCCGATAATTATATTGAGTTTGAGGATGAGGATATTGATAGGATctaa
- the LOC102606616 gene encoding protein CURVATURE THYLAKOID 1A, chloroplastic produces MAATAYAAVLTPRVPSTTTVKVKSSHCFALPCLPPRSSTSPFSSSIKQVSESRRFPLLQVRASSSEETSTVDADELFSDLKEKWDAVENKSTVLLYGGGAIVAVWLSSTIVGAINSVPLLPKLLELIGLGYTGWFVYRYLLFKSSRKELATDIEALKKKIAGTE; encoded by the exons ATGGCAGCGACGGCGTACGCGGCGGTGTTAACTCCACGTGTCCCCTCAACCACCACCGTCAAAGTCAAATCTTCTCACTGCTTTGCTCTTCCCTGCCTCCCTCCTCGTTCGTCAACGTCACCATTCTCTTCTTCCATTAAACAAGTTTCAG AGTCGAGAAGGTTTCCTTTGCTTCAGGTTAGAGCCTCTTCCTCAGAAGAGACATCCACAGTTGATGCAGATGAACTTTTTTCAGACTTGAAGGAAAAG TGGGATGCCGTTGAAAACAAGTCCACGGTACTTCTCTATGGAGGTGGGGCAATAGTGGCTGTTTGGTTATCCTCAACTATTGTTGGTGCCATCAATTCAGTGCCTTTG CTTCCCAAACTCTTGGAGTTGATTGGACTTGGTTATACTGGATGGTTTGTCTACAGATACCTTCTCTTCAAG TCAAGCAGAAAAGAACTAGCCACGGATATTGAAGcactgaagaagaagattgcTGGAACTGAATAG
- the LOC102607505 gene encoding common plant regulatory factor 1 isoform X2: MGNNEDGKSFKSEKPSSPPPSDQGNIHMYTDWAAMQAYYGPRVAIPPYYNSPIASGHAPQPYMWGPAQPMMPPYGAPYAAIYSTGGVYAHPAVPLAVTPLNTEAPTKSSGNADRGLAKKLKGLDGLAMSIGNASAESAEGGAEQRPSQSEADGSTDGSDGNTVRAGQSRKKRSREGTPIAGGDGKTDIQSTPVPVGVNATPDKVLATAVAPTSVSGKPVGPVLSPGMPTKLELRNAPGMNVKASPTSVPQPCAVLPPETWIQNERELKRERRKQSNRESARRSRLRKQAEAEELSRKVDSLIDENASLKSEINQLSENSEKLRQENAALLEKLKSAQLGNKQEIVLNEDKRVTPVSTENLLSRVNNSGTVDRNMEEGGHLFEKNSNSGAKLHQLLDASPRTDAVAAG, from the exons ATGGGGAACAATGAAGATGGAAAGTCCTTCAAGTCTGAAAAACCATCTTCACCTCCACCTTCG GATCAAGGCAATATTCATATGTATACTGATTGGGCAGCTATGCAG GCTTATTATGGCCCCCGAGTTGCTATTCCGCCATATTACAACTCACCCATTGCATCTGGTCATGCTCCTCAACCCTACATGTGGGGCCCAGCCCAG CCTATGATGCCACCATATGGAGCGCCTTATGCAGCCATCTATTCTACTGGAGGTGTTTATGCACATCCTGCTGTTCCTTTG GCTGTAACCCCATTGAACACAGAGGCACCTACTAAGTCGTCAGGAAATGCAGATCGAGGTTTAGCAAAGAAGCTGAAAGGGTTAGATGGCCTGGCAATGTCAATAGGCAATGCTAGTGCTGAGAGTGCTGAGGGTGGAGCAGAACAAAGGCCGTCACAGAG TGAGGCCGACGGTTCTACTGATGGAAGTGATGGGAATACAGTTAGG GCAGGTCAAtctagaaagaaaagaagccGAGAGGGAACGCCAATTGCTG GAGGAGATGGGAAAACTGATATCCAGTCAACTCCTGTGCCTGTTGGTGTGAATGCTACTCCTGATAAGGTGTTAGCTACAGCTGTTGCTCCCACTTCTGTTTCAGGAAAACCCGTTGGTCCTGTGCTTTCTCCTGGCATGCCTACAAAATTGGAGCTCAGGAATGCACCTGGCATGAACGTTAAGGCAAGTCCAACCAGTGTTCCACAGCCTTGTGCAGTTTTACCTCCTGAAACCTGGATTCAG AATGAACGGGAGCTGAAACGGGAAAGGAGGAAACAATCTAATCGAGAATCTGCTAGAAGGTCTAGGTTGAGGAAGCAG GCTGAGGCTGAAGAACTTTCTCGTAAAGTTGATTCCTTGATTGATGAGAATGCTTCCCTCAAGTctgaaataaatcaattatcaGAGAATTCTGAGAAACTGAGGCAAGAAAACGCAGCATTACTG GAAAAACTGAAGAGTGCACAACTGGGAAACAAGCAAGAGATTGTTTTGAACGAGGACAAGAGGGTTACACCTGTTAGCACAGAAAACCTATTATCTAGAGTTAACAACTCCGGTACTGTTGATAGAAACATGGAGGAAGGAGGTCACCTGTTTGAGAAAAACTCAAACTCTGGTGCCAAGCTACATCAGCTTTTGGATGCAAGTCCAAGGACAGATGCCGTGGCTGCAGGCTGA
- the LOC102607505 gene encoding common plant regulatory factor 1 isoform X1 — protein sequence MGNNEDGKSFKSEKPSSPPPSDQGNIHMYTDWAAMQAYYGPRVAIPPYYNSPIASGHAPQPYMWGPAQPMMPPYGAPYAAIYSTGGVYAHPAVPLGSHAHNHGVPTSPAAVTPLNTEAPTKSSGNADRGLAKKLKGLDGLAMSIGNASAESAEGGAEQRPSQSEADGSTDGSDGNTVRAGQSRKKRSREGTPIAGGDGKTDIQSTPVPVGVNATPDKVLATAVAPTSVSGKPVGPVLSPGMPTKLELRNAPGMNVKASPTSVPQPCAVLPPETWIQNERELKRERRKQSNRESARRSRLRKQAEAEELSRKVDSLIDENASLKSEINQLSENSEKLRQENAALLEKLKSAQLGNKQEIVLNEDKRVTPVSTENLLSRVNNSGTVDRNMEEGGHLFEKNSNSGAKLHQLLDASPRTDAVAAG from the exons ATGGGGAACAATGAAGATGGAAAGTCCTTCAAGTCTGAAAAACCATCTTCACCTCCACCTTCG GATCAAGGCAATATTCATATGTATACTGATTGGGCAGCTATGCAG GCTTATTATGGCCCCCGAGTTGCTATTCCGCCATATTACAACTCACCCATTGCATCTGGTCATGCTCCTCAACCCTACATGTGGGGCCCAGCCCAG CCTATGATGCCACCATATGGAGCGCCTTATGCAGCCATCTATTCTACTGGAGGTGTTTATGCACATCCTGCTGTTCCTTTG GGATCACATGCACACAATCATGGTGTTCCAACCTCGCCTGCT GCTGTAACCCCATTGAACACAGAGGCACCTACTAAGTCGTCAGGAAATGCAGATCGAGGTTTAGCAAAGAAGCTGAAAGGGTTAGATGGCCTGGCAATGTCAATAGGCAATGCTAGTGCTGAGAGTGCTGAGGGTGGAGCAGAACAAAGGCCGTCACAGAG TGAGGCCGACGGTTCTACTGATGGAAGTGATGGGAATACAGTTAGG GCAGGTCAAtctagaaagaaaagaagccGAGAGGGAACGCCAATTGCTG GAGGAGATGGGAAAACTGATATCCAGTCAACTCCTGTGCCTGTTGGTGTGAATGCTACTCCTGATAAGGTGTTAGCTACAGCTGTTGCTCCCACTTCTGTTTCAGGAAAACCCGTTGGTCCTGTGCTTTCTCCTGGCATGCCTACAAAATTGGAGCTCAGGAATGCACCTGGCATGAACGTTAAGGCAAGTCCAACCAGTGTTCCACAGCCTTGTGCAGTTTTACCTCCTGAAACCTGGATTCAG AATGAACGGGAGCTGAAACGGGAAAGGAGGAAACAATCTAATCGAGAATCTGCTAGAAGGTCTAGGTTGAGGAAGCAG GCTGAGGCTGAAGAACTTTCTCGTAAAGTTGATTCCTTGATTGATGAGAATGCTTCCCTCAAGTctgaaataaatcaattatcaGAGAATTCTGAGAAACTGAGGCAAGAAAACGCAGCATTACTG GAAAAACTGAAGAGTGCACAACTGGGAAACAAGCAAGAGATTGTTTTGAACGAGGACAAGAGGGTTACACCTGTTAGCACAGAAAACCTATTATCTAGAGTTAACAACTCCGGTACTGTTGATAGAAACATGGAGGAAGGAGGTCACCTGTTTGAGAAAAACTCAAACTCTGGTGCCAAGCTACATCAGCTTTTGGATGCAAGTCCAAGGACAGATGCCGTGGCTGCAGGCTGA
- the LOC102608686 gene encoding NDR1/HIN1-like protein 13, with translation MSTPTPRIAGQQAKPILQKPPGYRDPNGPQARPRPIGPPRKPPIPPSFPAKRRRKSCCRVCCCCFCFFIVLLIILIVIAGALFYLWFDPKLPVFHLQSFSFRHFNVSVKSDGTYLHAATLTRVEARNPNGKLRYYYGHTDVEVTAGKDKEIDLGTGSVPGFTQGTKNARSLKIETKTDELVEDGMGPRLMSHHKSKDLVVNVVVKTTVAVIVQGRKTRPLAVKVTCGGQSLKALDKMPKCTIHFLKWISIH, from the exons ATGTCGACTCCAACTCCAAGAATAGCCGGACAGCAAGCGAAGCCGATACTCCAGAAACCGCCGGGTTATAGAGACCCAAACGGTCCGCAGGCCAGGCCCAGACCGATAGGCCCGCCTCGTAAACCACCCATCCCACCATCGTTTCCCGCAAAGAGGAGACGAAAGAGTTGCTGTCGtgtttgctgctgctgcttttgtttcttcataGTATTGCTCATCATCCTCATAGTAATCGCTGGTGCGTTATTCTACCTGTGGTTCGACCCAAAGCTCCCGGTTTTCCATCTCCAGTCATTCTCATTCCGGCACTTTAACGTCTCCGTGAAGTCCGACGGAACATACCTGCACGCCGCGACGTTAACGAGAGTGGAAGCACGGAACCCCAACGGGAAGTTGAGGTATTATTACGGGCACACCGACGTGGAGGTGACTGCGGGGAAAGATAAGGAGATTGACTTGGGGACGGGGAGCGTGCCGGGGTTCACTCAGGGCACAAAGAACGCGAGGAGTCTGAAGATTGAAACGAAGACTGATGAGCTCGTTGAAGATGGGATGGGGCCAAGGCTTATGAGCCATCACAAGAGCAAGGATTTGGTGGTGAACGTGGTTGTTAAAACCACTGTGGCCGTTATCGTCCAAGGCCGGAAGACAAGGCCGTTGGCCGTCAAGGTGACTTGTGGCGGTCAGAGCTTGAAGGCTCTCGATAAAATGCCTAAATGCACCATCCATTTCCTCAAATG GATCAGCATTCATTGA
- the LOC102607505 gene encoding common plant regulatory factor 1 isoform X3, with product MGNNEDGKSFKSEKPSSPPPSDQGNIHMYTDWAAMQAYYGPRVAIPPYYNSPIASGHAPQPYMWGPAQPMMPPYGAPYAAIYSTGGVYAHPAVPLGSHAHNHGVPTSPAAVTPLNTEAPTKSSGNADRGLAKKLKGLDGLAMSIGNASAESAEGGAEQRPSQSEADGSTDGSDGNTVRAGQSRKKRSREGTPIAGKPVGPVLSPGMPTKLELRNAPGMNVKASPTSVPQPCAVLPPETWIQNERELKRERRKQSNRESARRSRLRKQAEAEELSRKVDSLIDENASLKSEINQLSENSEKLRQENAALLEKLKSAQLGNKQEIVLNEDKRVTPVSTENLLSRVNNSGTVDRNMEEGGHLFEKNSNSGAKLHQLLDASPRTDAVAAG from the exons ATGGGGAACAATGAAGATGGAAAGTCCTTCAAGTCTGAAAAACCATCTTCACCTCCACCTTCG GATCAAGGCAATATTCATATGTATACTGATTGGGCAGCTATGCAG GCTTATTATGGCCCCCGAGTTGCTATTCCGCCATATTACAACTCACCCATTGCATCTGGTCATGCTCCTCAACCCTACATGTGGGGCCCAGCCCAG CCTATGATGCCACCATATGGAGCGCCTTATGCAGCCATCTATTCTACTGGAGGTGTTTATGCACATCCTGCTGTTCCTTTG GGATCACATGCACACAATCATGGTGTTCCAACCTCGCCTGCT GCTGTAACCCCATTGAACACAGAGGCACCTACTAAGTCGTCAGGAAATGCAGATCGAGGTTTAGCAAAGAAGCTGAAAGGGTTAGATGGCCTGGCAATGTCAATAGGCAATGCTAGTGCTGAGAGTGCTGAGGGTGGAGCAGAACAAAGGCCGTCACAGAG TGAGGCCGACGGTTCTACTGATGGAAGTGATGGGAATACAGTTAGG GCAGGTCAAtctagaaagaaaagaagccGAGAGGGAACGCCAATTGCTG GAAAACCCGTTGGTCCTGTGCTTTCTCCTGGCATGCCTACAAAATTGGAGCTCAGGAATGCACCTGGCATGAACGTTAAGGCAAGTCCAACCAGTGTTCCACAGCCTTGTGCAGTTTTACCTCCTGAAACCTGGATTCAG AATGAACGGGAGCTGAAACGGGAAAGGAGGAAACAATCTAATCGAGAATCTGCTAGAAGGTCTAGGTTGAGGAAGCAG GCTGAGGCTGAAGAACTTTCTCGTAAAGTTGATTCCTTGATTGATGAGAATGCTTCCCTCAAGTctgaaataaatcaattatcaGAGAATTCTGAGAAACTGAGGCAAGAAAACGCAGCATTACTG GAAAAACTGAAGAGTGCACAACTGGGAAACAAGCAAGAGATTGTTTTGAACGAGGACAAGAGGGTTACACCTGTTAGCACAGAAAACCTATTATCTAGAGTTAACAACTCCGGTACTGTTGATAGAAACATGGAGGAAGGAGGTCACCTGTTTGAGAAAAACTCAAACTCTGGTGCCAAGCTACATCAGCTTTTGGATGCAAGTCCAAGGACAGATGCCGTGGCTGCAGGCTGA
- the LOC102608974 gene encoding ubiquitin-conjugating enzyme E2-17 kDa isoform X2, which produces MASKRILKELKDLQKDPPTSCSAGPVAEDMFHWQATIMGPPDSPYAGGVFLVSIHFPPDYPFKPPKVAFRTKVFHPNINSNGSICLDILKEQWSPALTISKVLLSICSLLTDPNPDDPLVPEIAHMYKTDKAKYESTARSWTQKYAMG; this is translated from the exons ATGGCTTCGAAGAGAATCTTGAAGGAGCTCAAGGATCTTCAGAAAGATCCTCCCACCTCTTGCAGTGCTG GTCCTGTGGCTGAAGACATGTTTCATTGGCAAGCAACCATAATGGGCCCCCCAGATAGTCCTTATGCAGGAGGTGTATTTCTAGTTTCAATCCATTTCCCTCCTGATTATCCATTCAAACCACCTAAG GTCGCGTTTAGGACCAAGGTTTTTCACCCAAATATTAACAGCAATGGCAGTATATGTCTCGACATACTAAAAGAGCAGTGGAGTCCTGCCCTCACTATATCTAAG GTATTGCTCTCAATTTGTTCATTGTTGACGGACCCAAACCCAGATGACCCTTTGGTGCCAGAAATAGCTCACATGTACAAGACAGACAAGGCTAAGTATGAATCAACTGCTAGGAGCTGGACCCAAAAGTATGCCATGGGCTAA
- the LOC102607208 gene encoding GDSL esterase/lipase At4g01130 translates to MTSPQFQKIFVSFGKFITLGVVMMAMLCGISDSKCEFEAIFNFGDSNSDTGGFWAAFPAQSGPFGMTYFKRPAGRASDGRLIVDFLAQALGLPFLSPYLQSIGSDYRHGANYATLASTVLLPNTSLFVTGISPFSLAIQLNQMKEFKARVDEFHSSCTSGSTKLPSPDIFGKSLYTFYIGQNDFTSNLAAIGIGGVKQFLPQVVSQIAGTVEELYALGGRTFLVLNLAPIGCYPAFLVQLPHSSSDLDAYGCMISYNNAVLDYNNMLKEALAQTRRNLPNASLICVDTHSVLLELFQNPTSHGLKYGTQACCGHGDGAYNFDAKVFCGNTKVINGSAVTATACSDPQDYVSWDGIHATEAANKLTTWAILNGSYFDPPFPLHQLCDLNPIG, encoded by the exons ATGACAAGCCCCCAGTTTCAGAAAATCTTTGTCAGTTTCGGCAAATTTATAACGTTAGGGGTGGTGATGATGGCAATGTTGTGTGGTATCAGTGATTCAAAATGTGAATTTGAGGCCATATTCAACTTTGGAGACTCGAATTCAGACACTGGTGGGTTTTGGGCAGCGTTTCCGGCACAGTCCGGTCCCTTTGGCATGACCTACTTCAAGAGACCCGCTGGTCGCGCTTCTGATGGAAGGCTCATTGTTGATTTCTTAG CTCAAGCTCTAGGATTGCCGTTTCTGAGCCCGTATTTGCAATCAATTGGATCAGATTACAGGCATGGAGCCAACTATGCTACTTTGGCCTCTACTGTGCTTTTGCCCAACACTTCCCTGTTTGTTACCGGGATCAGTCCCTTTTCCCTAGCTATTCAACTCAACCAAATGAAGGAATTCAAGGCTAGAGTTGATGAATTTCACTCCTCCTGTACAAGTG GTTCAACCAAGCTTCCTTCACCGGATATTTTCGGAAAATCTCTCTATACATTTTACATTGGTCAGAATGATTTTACTTCCAATTTAGCAGCAATTGGCATAGGTGGAGTCAAGCAGTTTCTTCCTCAGGTGGTTTCACAAATCGCTGGCACAGTCGAG GAGCTGTATGCTTTAGGTGGGCGCACATTTTTGGTGTTGAATCTTGCCCCGATTGGCTGTTACCCTGCATTTTTGGTTCAGCTTCCTCATTCAAGTTCGGACTTGGACGCGTACGGTTGCATGATCTCTTACAACAATGCCGTCTTGGATTACAATAACATGTTGAAGGAAGCTCTAGCACAAACCAGAAGAAATCTTCCCAATGCTTCCCTCATTTGCGTTGACACTCACTCAGTGTTACTAGAACTGTTCCAAAATCCCACATCACATG GGCTTAAGTATGGTACCCAGGCTTGTTGTGGGCATGGTGATGGTGCCTATAATTTTGATGCTAAAGTTTTCTGCGGAAATACGAAGGTTATTAATGGAAGCGCTGTAACAGCCACAGCTTGCAGCGACCCACAAGATTATGTTAGCTGGGATGGAATACATGCTACAGAAGCTGCAAATAAGCTTACTACATGGGCCATCCTTAATGGCTCTTATTTTGATCCTCCGTTTCCACTTCACCAGCTCTGTGACCTCAACCCCATTGGCTGA
- the LOC127900857 gene encoding uncharacterized protein LOC127900857 — translation MAGDTKSSDPVYLQELFHSYANETLSKHHTGHFYNLSLPSNSSGMQVSVIRIRSREFWATGVNFSSLRIPPRVIALPFVKRIALLNENLGNWSSHYYQVPNHSLVAPVVGFSAFDASNPSTLSNEELTLIVSGDPVSILFPDIGLKDKNVTLKCVKFGAGMSVEFSNMTTPNECVAKGPGHFSVVIPFQPQPPRPLPPSPKTKDERSWKSWVIGFVAGFGGLALLILVGVATYKLVRRKMIRKMESESEKAEPLDTTWIGRSRMPSASMIRTQPALEHEYVP, via the coding sequence ATGGCCGGTGACACAAAGAGCTCTGATCCTGTATATTTACAAGAACTATTTCATAGTTACGCAAATGAAACCCTATCAAAGCATCATACGGGTCATTTTTACAATCTTTCTCTGCCTTCAAACTCTTCCGGCATGCAAGTTTCTGTTATTAGAATACGAAGCAGGGAATTTTGGGCAACAGGAGTGAATTTCAGTTCTCTTCGTATCCCACCAAGAGTTATTGCACTGCCTTTTGTGAAGAGAATTGCTTTACTCAATGAAAATTTAGGAAATTGGTCTTCTCATTACTATCAAGTCCCCAATCATTCTTTGGTTGCTCCCGTTGTTGGCTTCAGTGCTTTTGATGCTTCGAATCCAAGCACATTAAGCAATGAGGAGCTGACACTCATTGTCTCGGGAGATCCTGTTTCGATTCTGTTTCCTGACATTGggttaaaagataaaaacgTGACGCTAAAATGTGTCAAATTCGGAGCCGGTATGTCAGTCGAATTTAGCAACATGACCACGCCCAATGAATGTGTGGCAAAAGGTCCAGGACATTTTTCAGTAGTTATTCCATTTCAACCTCAGCCTCCACGGCCGCTGCCACCGTCGCCTAAGACCAAGGACGAGAGGTCATGGAAGTCGTGGGTGATAGGTTTTGTGGCTGGATTTGGTGGGTTAGCTTTGCTGATTTTGGTTGGGGTGGCTACTTATAAGCTAGTGAGGAGGAAGATGATCAGAAAAATGGAGAGTGAATCTGAAAAGGCAGAGCCTTTAGATACAACATGGATTGGAAGAAGTAGAATGCCTTCGGCATCAATGATACGAACTCAGCCAGCTCTTGAGCATGAGTATGTTCCCTGA